Proteins encoded within one genomic window of Episyrphus balteatus chromosome 1, idEpiBalt1.1, whole genome shotgun sequence:
- the LOC129905270 gene encoding phospholipase A1-like, with translation MIRYIALFVTVFNLLEIGQCLPTVSNKSLDKIWQIPQKDGSFRWMTLDEAVKEASAYESQESSTKKFNKVRFFLYTPDNSTKAIEIDKDDPETLARSTFNYKNPTRFYIHGWNGGYNLSDARLIREALLLQGSDRQFNFIAVDWSVYGESITYITSQTSVSKAGKIVAEFIDWMHDSAKLSFDTLALYGHSLGAHVVGFTGKNVKHGRVHTIIGLDPAMPLFNYNKPNSRLAETDGDYVETIHTNGGMLGFYQPIGRASFYPNGGKNQPGCGLDMSCSHGRSVEYLAEALALSKDNGFNALKCKDFEDVQNASCTISKEDVRLGQPSNAQYAKGYYYLKTNSQSPYGVKS, from the exons atgATTCGGTACATTGCGTTATTCGTGACAGTTTTTAATCTTCTAGAAATTGGCCAATGCCTTCCGACAGTCTCAAATAAATCTTTGGATAAAATTTGGCAGATTCCACAAAAAGATGGAAGTTTTCGTTGGATGACACTGGATGAAGCTGTCAAAGAAGCTTCAGCTTATGAGTCTCAAGAATCAAGTacaaaaaagttcaataaagTTCGATTTTTCCTTTACACTCCTGATAACTCAACTAAAGCCATTGAAATCGACAAGGACGATCCAGAGACTTTAGCTCGGTCAACTTTCAATTATAAAAACCCCACGAG ATTTTACATTCATGGCTGGAATGGTGGTTACAACTTATCAGACGCACGGCTGATCCGAGAAGCTCTTCTCCTGCAAGGTTCCGATAGACAGTTTAATTTTATAGCTGTCGATTGGTCGGTTTATGGTGAATCCATAACATATATTACGTCACAAACGAGTGTTTCCAAAGCTGGTAAAATTGTTGCAGAGTTTATAGATTGGATGCATGATAGTGCAAAATTATCCTTTGATACTCTTGCTTTATACGGTCATAGTTTGGGTGCGCATGTTGTAGGCTTTACGGGGAAAAATGTTAAACATGGAAGAGTTCATACAATAATTGGACTAGATCCAGCAATGCCTTTATTCAACTACAACAAACCAAATAGCCGTTTAGCGGAAACTGATGGCGATTATGTGGAAACTATTCATACAAATGGTGGAATGTTGGGATTCTATCAACCCATTGGAAGGGCTTCTTTTTATCCAAATGGTGGAAAGAATCAACCAGGATGTGGACTTGATATGAGTTGTTCACATGGACGATCTGTAGAGTATTTAGCGGAAGCATTAGCTTTGTCGAAGGATAATGGATTCAATGCTTTGAAATGTAAAGATTTTGAAGATGTTCAGAATGCTTCGTGTACAATAAGTAAGGAAGATGTTCGTTTGGGTCAACCAAGTAATGCACAATATGCAAAAGGGTATTATTATCTCAAGACAAATAGTCAGTCCCCATACGGAGttaagagttaa